A region of Pyxidicoccus trucidator DNA encodes the following proteins:
- a CDS encoding tetratricopeptide repeat protein, producing the protein MSISPSKTLSPAELAKLEHAFASDPSSAAYKPLAEAYLSMGRFMEAMVVCKKGVKAHPNASDPRLLLARVYAEQGKDKKALEEALGALQAQPEDKAALRMAGALQLKTGEAEPGKANLLKAYAADPGDPDTVTLLQQYKIDLPRPAAPAPVAAPPVLAPTAPPAPSATQQSAAALASVAATGGTSSQPSATPRTAPAAPPQRAPGAGNAARGEAQPARPAPQPRRAPVVVQEVDEDDDDEVSSSRRRPASAGRGQRTVTMALVAGIVLSLGGYYFYSKHSTETARALKKSLDGASALLKHDSFDSYKKASEAADQALEVDADSTVAHGYLAYAYAIRWGEHGGGDDARRKAEEHLAAGKQGKDVSSHLIAAEALILTYGGKGKEALGKLEETVKGLDAQGRSSSLLYLTQGLIQMNAGDMERARDSLERAQVLSPDDPRIYASLGAVYRRLGQDNTAWKNYDFALRYEKDHPESLLGRSLLMLEQDAPNYGLVHTMLKKLLESDPPPSPRQLAAAHLARSLLISRVSAEMAALKPDVQQKLSEATAVPLDKDKARAEMLKSEETGFALDKQNPELHLIKGRRLRAENSFDAAAEEIRKAIRMDSSRAQFHVELARALMSKQGGEKEAAEALVTALKTMGDSPKLVVMLGDAYRRQGKLDEALAQYQRAVKEPKAKNPEARLAMGAIYRERSDWAKAQEQLERASQEFLGQADRAAMALTELARVYQGKGDAAKADETYQRALTADEAYGPAYYFYATLLSKDAKQGPKAKMLAQEYLKREPSGEHANAARALAGG; encoded by the coding sequence ATGTCTATCTCCCCCTCGAAGACGTTGAGCCCGGCCGAGCTCGCGAAGTTGGAGCACGCCTTCGCCTCCGACCCCTCGTCCGCCGCCTACAAGCCCCTCGCCGAAGCGTACCTGAGCATGGGTCGCTTCATGGAGGCGATGGTCGTCTGCAAGAAGGGGGTGAAGGCGCATCCGAACGCCTCCGACCCACGACTGCTGCTCGCCCGCGTCTACGCGGAGCAGGGCAAGGACAAGAAGGCGCTGGAAGAGGCGCTCGGCGCGCTGCAGGCGCAGCCCGAGGACAAGGCCGCCCTGCGCATGGCCGGCGCCCTTCAGTTGAAGACGGGCGAGGCCGAGCCCGGCAAGGCAAACCTCCTCAAGGCGTACGCGGCGGACCCGGGTGACCCGGACACCGTCACGCTCCTCCAGCAGTACAAGATTGACCTGCCCCGGCCGGCGGCCCCGGCGCCCGTGGCCGCGCCGCCGGTGCTCGCGCCGACCGCGCCTCCGGCCCCGTCCGCCACCCAGCAGTCCGCCGCCGCCCTCGCGAGTGTCGCGGCGACGGGAGGGACCTCCTCGCAGCCGTCCGCCACGCCGAGGACCGCCCCGGCGGCCCCGCCGCAGCGCGCCCCCGGTGCCGGCAACGCCGCCCGGGGCGAGGCCCAGCCGGCCCGTCCCGCACCCCAGCCCCGCCGCGCGCCGGTGGTGGTGCAAGAGGTGGACGAGGACGATGACGACGAGGTGTCGTCCTCGCGGCGCCGCCCGGCCTCGGCAGGGCGCGGTCAGAGGACGGTGACGATGGCCCTGGTGGCGGGCATCGTCCTCTCCCTCGGCGGCTACTACTTCTACTCCAAGCACTCGACGGAGACTGCCCGCGCGCTGAAGAAGTCGCTCGACGGGGCCAGCGCCCTGCTCAAGCACGACTCGTTCGACAGCTACAAGAAGGCGAGTGAGGCGGCGGACCAGGCGCTGGAGGTGGATGCCGACTCCACCGTGGCGCACGGCTACCTGGCCTACGCATACGCCATCCGCTGGGGTGAGCACGGCGGTGGTGACGACGCGCGCCGCAAGGCCGAGGAGCACCTGGCCGCGGGCAAGCAGGGCAAGGACGTCAGCTCGCACCTCATCGCCGCCGAGGCGCTCATCCTGACGTACGGGGGCAAGGGCAAGGAGGCGCTGGGCAAGCTGGAGGAGACGGTGAAGGGCCTGGACGCGCAGGGCCGCTCCAGCTCGCTGCTCTATCTGACGCAGGGCCTCATCCAGATGAACGCGGGCGACATGGAGCGCGCGCGGGACAGCCTGGAGCGCGCGCAGGTGCTGTCGCCGGACGACCCGCGCATCTACGCGAGCCTGGGTGCGGTGTACCGCCGGCTGGGCCAGGACAACACCGCCTGGAAGAACTACGACTTCGCCCTCCGGTACGAGAAGGACCACCCCGAGTCGCTGCTGGGCCGCTCGCTGCTGATGCTGGAGCAGGACGCCCCCAACTACGGCCTGGTCCACACCATGCTGAAGAAGCTGCTGGAGTCCGACCCGCCGCCGTCGCCGCGCCAGCTCGCGGCAGCGCACCTGGCCCGCTCGCTGCTCATCAGTCGCGTGTCGGCGGAGATGGCGGCGCTGAAGCCGGACGTGCAGCAGAAGCTGTCCGAGGCCACCGCCGTGCCCCTGGACAAGGACAAGGCGCGCGCGGAGATGCTCAAGAGCGAGGAGACGGGCTTCGCGCTCGACAAGCAGAACCCGGAGCTGCACCTCATCAAGGGCCGCCGGCTGCGCGCGGAGAACAGCTTCGACGCGGCCGCCGAGGAGATTCGCAAGGCCATCCGCATGGACTCCTCGCGCGCCCAGTTCCACGTCGAGCTGGCCCGCGCCCTCATGAGCAAGCAGGGCGGCGAGAAGGAAGCCGCCGAGGCGCTGGTGACGGCCCTGAAGACGATGGGCGACAGCCCCAAGCTGGTGGTCATGCTGGGCGACGCCTACCGCCGCCAGGGCAAGCTGGACGAGGCCCTCGCCCAGTACCAGCGCGCGGTGAAGGAGCCCAAGGCGAAGAACCCGGAGGCCCGGCTCGCCATGGGTGCCATCTACCGCGAGCGCTCTGACTGGGCGAAGGCCCAGGAGCAGCTGGAGCGGGCGAGCCAGGAGTTCCTCGGCCAGGCGGACCGCGCGGCCATGGCCCTCACCGAGCTGGCCCGCGTCTACCAGGGCAAGGGTGACGCGGCGAAGGCGGACGAGACGTACCAGCGCGCCCTCACCGCCGACGAGGCCTACGGCCCGGCCTACTACTTCTACGCCACCCTGCTGTCGAAGGACGCGAAGCAGGGCCCCAAGGCGAAGATGCTGGCCCAGGAGTACCTCAAGCGCGAGCCGAGCGGCGAGCACGCCAACGCGGCCCGCGCCCTGGCCGGCGGCTGA
- a CDS encoding lipase maturation factor family protein — protein MRTHGLARVRWWYLRGLGLVFCLAFASLLPQLPELLGPEGLSPASAWLDWAGRSLGGVERVLRLPTLLWLTGAGTGALWGVALLGLLCGTLLLVDVAPRYALVGAWVAYLSITTVGGEFLSFQWDVLLLETALVSLPLAPGHLWPPRVASEPRRGAVFLVRFLLFRLMLMSGLVKLVSGDPTWRDFTALEYHYWTQPLPNVLAYFAHQLPVGLQRASTVAMFAIELVAPFFLFGPRRVRLSAVALLAQLQVGILATGSYGFFNLLTLVLCIAALDDDALRWLRVPGPRVAGDVRGTEAQDAAVRRGEGQGGAAVSASAEAASSSTGPMEKMTEPAPRSRWATGAFAVFASVYAVLALSQDARRVFRWSPPEPVSTGLGVVSPFRSINTYGLFAVMTTKREEVVIEGSDDGQTWQEYLLRWRPGPVDERPRVAAPHMPRLDWQLWFAALSTCRDNPWLLRLQDALLRGEPRVRDFFREGSLPDSPPRYVRTRRFDYRFTDLATLRATGSWWTRQAVGPFCPPLTLKDGQLQRADP, from the coding sequence ATGAGGACGCATGGGCTCGCGCGGGTGCGGTGGTGGTACCTGCGCGGGCTCGGGCTCGTCTTCTGTCTCGCGTTCGCGTCGCTGCTGCCCCAGCTGCCGGAGCTGCTGGGGCCCGAAGGGCTGAGCCCCGCTTCCGCATGGCTCGACTGGGCCGGTAGGTCCCTGGGCGGTGTGGAGCGCGTCCTGCGCCTGCCCACGCTGCTGTGGCTCACGGGGGCGGGCACCGGGGCCCTGTGGGGCGTGGCGCTCCTGGGGCTGCTGTGTGGCACACTGCTGTTGGTGGACGTGGCGCCGCGCTACGCGCTGGTGGGCGCGTGGGTGGCGTACCTGTCCATCACCACCGTGGGCGGCGAGTTCCTCAGCTTCCAGTGGGACGTGCTGTTGCTGGAGACCGCGCTCGTCTCCCTGCCGCTCGCGCCCGGGCACCTGTGGCCTCCACGGGTGGCTTCCGAGCCCCGGCGTGGCGCCGTGTTCCTCGTCCGCTTCCTGCTGTTCCGGCTGATGCTGATGTCGGGGCTCGTGAAGCTCGTGAGCGGCGACCCGACGTGGCGCGACTTCACCGCGCTCGAGTACCACTACTGGACGCAGCCGCTGCCGAATGTGCTGGCGTACTTCGCGCACCAGCTTCCGGTGGGGCTCCAGCGCGCCAGCACGGTGGCCATGTTCGCCATCGAGCTGGTCGCTCCGTTCTTCCTCTTCGGTCCCCGGCGTGTGCGGCTCTCGGCCGTGGCGCTGCTGGCGCAGCTCCAGGTGGGCATCCTCGCCACGGGGAGCTACGGCTTCTTCAACCTGCTGACGCTCGTGCTGTGCATCGCCGCGCTGGATGACGACGCGCTGCGCTGGCTGCGGGTCCCCGGGCCTCGAGTGGCTGGCGACGTGCGTGGTACGGAAGCGCAGGATGCGGCGGTGCGGCGCGGAGAAGGGCAGGGTGGTGCGGCTGTTTCCGCCTCTGCGGAAGCTGCATCATCATCCACCGGTCCCATGGAGAAGATGACTGAGCCCGCCCCTCGCTCGCGGTGGGCAACCGGGGCCTTCGCTGTCTTCGCCTCGGTCTATGCGGTGCTCGCGCTGTCCCAGGATGCGCGCCGTGTCTTCCGCTGGAGCCCTCCGGAGCCGGTGTCGACGGGGCTCGGAGTCGTCAGCCCCTTCCGGAGCATCAACACCTATGGCCTCTTTGCGGTGATGACCACGAAGCGCGAGGAGGTGGTCATCGAGGGCAGTGACGACGGGCAGACGTGGCAGGAGTATCTCCTGCGCTGGCGCCCCGGCCCGGTGGACGAGCGCCCGCGCGTCGCCGCGCCGCACATGCCCCGGCTGGACTGGCAGCTGTGGTTCGCCGCGCTCTCCACCTGCCGCGACAACCCGTGGCTGCTGCGCCTCCAGGACGCACTGCTCAGGGGCGAGCCACGGGTGCGCGACTTCTTTCGCGAAGGCTCGCTGCCGGACAGCCCTCCGCGCTACGTGCGCACGCGCCGTTTCGACTATCGCTTCACGGACCTCGCCACCCTGCGTGCGACGGGATCCTGGTGGACACGGCAGGCGGTCGGGCCCTTCTGTCCACCCCTGACCTTGAAGGACGGCCAGCTCCAGCGCGCGGACCCGTGA
- a CDS encoding response regulator transcription factor: protein MSTRVLLIDDDTRLYELLAQYLGQNGLSVTHAPDGGRGLAALEAGAYDAVLLDVMMPGMDGLEVCKRIRAKSRIPVVMLTAKGDETDRVVGLELGADDYLPKPFSPRELLARLKAVLRRSQPSAVADRLEAGGVSIDVAGREVRVEDRLVDLTGLEFDLLVALVRRAGRVIPRDALLGEAGRSDTVVGERTVDVHISHLRQKLGDAGTRLIKTVRGVGYVFAKEGP from the coding sequence ATGTCCACACGAGTCCTGCTCATCGACGACGACACCCGGCTGTACGAGCTGCTCGCGCAGTATCTCGGGCAGAACGGCCTCAGTGTCACCCACGCACCCGACGGAGGGCGCGGACTGGCGGCGCTGGAGGCCGGGGCCTACGACGCGGTGCTGCTGGACGTGATGATGCCGGGCATGGACGGCCTGGAGGTGTGCAAGCGCATCCGGGCGAAGAGCCGCATCCCCGTCGTCATGCTCACCGCCAAGGGTGACGAGACGGACCGGGTGGTGGGACTGGAGCTGGGCGCGGACGACTACCTGCCCAAGCCCTTCAGCCCGCGCGAGCTGCTGGCGCGCCTGAAGGCCGTGCTGCGGCGCTCGCAGCCGTCGGCGGTGGCGGACCGGCTGGAGGCGGGCGGCGTATCCATCGACGTGGCCGGGCGCGAGGTGCGCGTGGAGGACCGGCTGGTGGACCTGACGGGCCTGGAGTTCGACCTGCTGGTGGCCCTGGTGCGCCGGGCCGGGCGCGTCATCCCGCGTGACGCCCTGCTGGGCGAGGCGGGCCGCAGCGACACCGTGGTGGGCGAGCGCACGGTGGACGTGCACATCTCCCATCTGCGCCAGAAGCTGGGTGACGCCGGGACGCGCCTCATCAAGACGGTGCGCGGCGTGGGCTACGTCTTCGCCAAAGAGGGGCCATGA
- a CDS encoding DUF2760 domain-containing protein, which yields MTDPSASLSFFARFWLAWLCFWRCLVSREFAQAVLPASRAYDAGQLAQLPAGGSSPAALPKEPPKPAVVKAPEPPPAPPPEREHASALSLLGMLQREGRFVDFLQENVAAFSDAEVGAAARIVHEGCRKVVNQYLTLKPVLPQSEGDGVTVPPGFDAQRTRLTGNVAGQPPYNGTLRHHGWVTTEVKFPSVSPALDPRVLAPAEVELA from the coding sequence ATGACCGACCCGTCCGCCTCCCTGTCGTTCTTCGCACGCTTCTGGCTCGCCTGGCTGTGCTTCTGGCGCTGCCTCGTGTCCCGCGAGTTCGCCCAGGCGGTGCTGCCGGCCAGCCGGGCCTATGACGCAGGCCAGCTCGCCCAGCTCCCCGCAGGCGGCTCCTCGCCCGCTGCCCTTCCGAAGGAGCCGCCCAAGCCGGCGGTGGTGAAGGCCCCCGAGCCGCCCCCCGCCCCGCCGCCCGAGCGCGAGCACGCCAGCGCCCTCTCCCTGCTGGGCATGCTCCAGCGCGAGGGCCGCTTCGTGGACTTCCTCCAGGAGAACGTGGCCGCCTTCTCGGATGCCGAGGTGGGAGCCGCCGCCCGCATCGTCCATGAGGGCTGCCGTAAGGTGGTGAACCAATACCTCACCCTGAAGCCCGTGCTGCCCCAGTCGGAGGGGGACGGCGTCACGGTGCCCCCCGGCTTCGACGCCCAGCGCACCCGCCTCACCGGAAACGTGGCCGGCCAGCCTCCCTATAACGGAACGCTGCGCCACCACGGCTGGGTGACGACGGAGGTGAAGTTCCCCTCCGTGAGCCCGGCGCTGGACCCGCGCGTGCTGGCGCCCGCCGAGGTCGAGCTCGCCTGA
- the cyoE gene encoding heme o synthase, translating into MSARAETVSTTASDLISLTKPRLSSLVLITTAGGVFLAPGSLATPRALVTLLATAGTVGAANALNCYWERHSDQFMARTRNRPLPAGRMEPSVALWFGISLALVSLPALALGANLLTAGLGLLALLSYVLAYTPLKARTSAAMLVGAVPGALPPLMGWTAVTNVLDAGGFALFAILFLWQMPHFIAIALFRKEEYAAAGLKSVPLERGDESSRAQIVLYLVALIPMSLLPFQLNISGPWYLASAVVLGLSFLGLGAWGFFRRLGKPWARQTFFYSLIYLTGLFVAMTLDRIPRG; encoded by the coding sequence GTGAGCGCGCGTGCAGAGACCGTGTCGACGACCGCGTCCGACCTGATCTCCCTGACCAAGCCGCGCCTGTCCAGCCTGGTGCTCATCACCACGGCGGGCGGCGTGTTCCTGGCCCCCGGCTCGCTGGCCACGCCGAGGGCGCTGGTGACGCTGCTGGCCACGGCCGGCACGGTGGGCGCGGCCAACGCGCTCAACTGCTACTGGGAGCGGCACAGCGACCAGTTCATGGCGCGCACCCGCAACCGGCCGCTGCCCGCCGGGCGGATGGAGCCGTCGGTGGCGCTGTGGTTCGGCATCTCCCTGGCGCTGGTGTCCCTGCCGGCGCTGGCGCTGGGCGCGAATCTACTGACCGCGGGCCTGGGCCTGCTGGCGCTGCTCAGCTACGTGCTGGCCTACACGCCGCTGAAGGCGCGCACCTCGGCCGCCATGCTGGTGGGCGCGGTGCCCGGCGCGCTGCCCCCGCTGATGGGGTGGACGGCGGTGACGAACGTGCTGGACGCGGGCGGCTTCGCCCTCTTCGCCATCCTGTTCCTCTGGCAGATGCCTCACTTCATCGCCATCGCCCTGTTCCGCAAGGAGGAGTACGCGGCGGCGGGCCTCAAGTCCGTGCCGCTGGAGCGGGGCGACGAGTCGAGCCGCGCGCAAATCGTCCTCTACCTGGTGGCGCTGATTCCCATGTCGCTGCTGCCCTTCCAGCTGAACATCTCCGGGCCGTGGTACCTGGCGTCGGCGGTGGTGCTGGGGCTGAGCTTCCTGGGCCTGGGGGCGTGGGGCTTCTTCCGCCGGCTCGGGAAGCCCTGGGCGCGCCAGACGTTCTTCTATTCGCTCATCTACCTCACCGGTCTGTTCGTCGCGATGACGCTCGACCGCATCCCCCGCGGCTAG
- a CDS encoding ABC transporter permease, translated as MNAKASAAPQPLEVPPAVETRVPAPVAPGSLALQWATVRVLLVRDVVRFFRQPSRVVGALAQPILFWFVIGSGFAGSFRVEGAQGLGYQQFFFPGVVTMVLLFSAIFATITVIEDRREGFLQAVLAGPGSRLAVVLGKALGSSAIALMQASLFLLLAPLAGVSAATLNLPLLLTVMVLSALALTGMGMSLAWWVRSSAGYHAVMSIVLLPMWVLSGAMFPLKGAGSWLAWVMRVNPMRFSVEGVRRALYGAEAAVAVGPTSVAGLEVPVLLAFATVFVGLAAFSVSRRE; from the coding sequence ATGAACGCCAAGGCTTCCGCCGCCCCCCAGCCCCTCGAGGTCCCTCCCGCGGTGGAGACGCGGGTGCCGGCTCCCGTGGCGCCCGGCTCGTTGGCGCTCCAGTGGGCCACGGTGCGCGTGCTGCTGGTGCGGGACGTGGTGCGCTTCTTCCGCCAGCCCAGCCGCGTGGTCGGCGCGCTGGCGCAGCCCATCCTCTTCTGGTTCGTCATCGGCTCCGGCTTCGCGGGCTCGTTCCGCGTGGAGGGCGCGCAGGGGCTGGGCTACCAGCAGTTCTTCTTCCCCGGCGTCGTCACCATGGTGCTGCTGTTCAGCGCCATCTTCGCGACGATTACCGTCATCGAGGACCGGCGCGAGGGCTTCCTCCAGGCGGTGCTCGCGGGCCCCGGCTCACGGCTGGCGGTGGTGCTGGGCAAGGCGCTGGGCTCGTCGGCGATTGCGCTGATGCAGGCGTCGCTGTTCCTGCTGCTGGCCCCGCTGGCCGGGGTGAGCGCGGCCACGTTGAACCTGCCGCTGCTGCTGACCGTCATGGTGCTGTCGGCGCTGGCGCTCACCGGCATGGGCATGTCGCTGGCGTGGTGGGTGCGCTCCAGCGCGGGCTACCACGCGGTGATGAGCATCGTCCTGCTGCCCATGTGGGTGCTGTCGGGGGCGATGTTCCCCCTGAAGGGCGCGGGCTCGTGGCTGGCGTGGGTGATGCGGGTGAACCCGATGCGCTTCTCCGTGGAGGGCGTGCGGCGCGCGCTGTACGGCGCGGAGGCGGCGGTGGCCGTGGGCCCCACGTCCGTGGCGGGCCTGGAGGTGCCGGTGCTGCTGGCCTTCGCCACCGTATTCGTGGGCCTGGCCGCCTTCAGCGTCAGCCGCCGCGAGTAG
- a CDS encoding ABC transporter ATP-binding protein, whose protein sequence is MPDTSVSTPPAPLLQIEGLTRRFKGRTAVDGLSLSVRPGEILGLLGPNGAGKSTTFQVLAGLLAPDAGEVRFAGRVLALSDPSLRRQMGIIFQRSSLDDLLTARENLMLGARLYGLDGERARARVEAMLALIDLADRGDERVSTWSGGMRRRLELARALVHQPRVVLMDEPTQGLDEAAFRAFWAHLKRLRDSEGVTVLLTTHRADEAEVCDRLAVLDAGRLVACDTPAALASRMGGDILTLEALEPETLAREVRERLGLDAKVVEGRVQVEAAQGHALVPRLVEAFPAGRLTSVSLRRPTLADVFLQLTGRALGADRPTAEPAPRKRR, encoded by the coding sequence ATGCCTGACACCTCGGTCTCCACCCCGCCCGCACCGCTGCTCCAGATTGAAGGGCTCACGCGGCGCTTCAAGGGCCGCACCGCCGTGGACGGGCTCTCCCTGTCCGTGCGGCCGGGCGAAATCCTGGGCCTGCTGGGGCCCAACGGCGCGGGCAAGTCCACCACGTTCCAGGTGCTGGCGGGGCTGCTCGCGCCGGACGCGGGCGAGGTGCGCTTCGCCGGGCGCGTGCTGGCGCTGAGCGACCCGTCCCTGCGGCGGCAGATGGGCATCATCTTCCAGCGCAGCAGCCTGGATGACCTGCTCACCGCGCGGGAGAACCTGATGCTCGGGGCCCGGCTGTACGGCCTGGACGGCGAGCGGGCGCGCGCGCGGGTGGAGGCGATGCTCGCGCTCATCGACCTGGCGGACCGGGGCGACGAGCGCGTGTCCACGTGGTCCGGAGGCATGCGCCGCCGGCTGGAGCTGGCGCGGGCGCTGGTGCACCAGCCGCGCGTGGTGCTGATGGACGAGCCCACGCAGGGTCTGGACGAGGCGGCCTTCCGCGCCTTCTGGGCCCACCTGAAGCGGCTGCGCGACAGCGAGGGCGTCACGGTGCTGCTCACCACGCACCGCGCGGACGAGGCCGAAGTGTGTGACAGGCTGGCGGTGCTGGACGCGGGCCGGCTGGTGGCCTGCGACACGCCGGCGGCGCTGGCCTCGCGCATGGGCGGGGACATCCTCACGCTGGAGGCGCTCGAGCCGGAGACGCTGGCGCGCGAGGTGCGCGAGCGGCTGGGGCTGGACGCGAAGGTGGTGGAGGGGCGGGTGCAGGTGGAGGCCGCGCAGGGCCATGCGCTGGTGCCACGGTTGGTGGAGGCCTTTCCGGCCGGGCGGCTGACCTCCGTGTCGCTGCGCCGGCCCACGCTGGCGGACGTGTTCCTCCAGCTCACCGGGCGCGCCCTGGGGGCGGACAGGCCCACCGCGGAGCCCGCACCGAGGAAACGCCGATGA
- a CDS encoding carboxypeptidase regulatory-like domain-containing protein, protein MTLRTLGLTLLGTAGLLVLPACQKEEAATAPATPVPAAPAPAAPSAEPKPHAASPIQEPGAQGPAPTVPEGRGVVRGAVTFTGAVPAAADVPPSNDPACEGMSTQDASVLVKDGKLANVLVRVRGQVPGAPPAPSTPVMVDQTKCTYVPRVQGAVSGQPVAFKNSDGTLHNVRGMVGTKSAFNIAQPPSGAPVQKPVPADADVLKLKCDVHPWMTAYVVTNPNPYFATTGEDGAFSLQGLPAGTYTVEAWHESLGTKTAEVTVKDGAPAEVSFAFAATDASTKK, encoded by the coding sequence ATGACGCTGCGCACGCTCGGCCTGACGCTGCTGGGAACCGCGGGCCTGCTGGTCCTTCCCGCCTGCCAGAAGGAGGAGGCGGCGACTGCTCCGGCGACTCCGGTGCCCGCGGCTCCGGCGCCCGCCGCGCCCTCGGCTGAGCCAAAGCCCCATGCGGCCAGTCCCATCCAGGAGCCCGGTGCGCAGGGCCCCGCGCCTACCGTGCCCGAGGGCCGGGGCGTGGTGCGTGGGGCGGTGACCTTCACCGGTGCGGTGCCCGCCGCGGCCGACGTCCCGCCCAGCAATGACCCTGCCTGCGAGGGCATGTCGACCCAGGACGCGTCGGTGCTGGTGAAGGACGGGAAGCTGGCCAACGTGCTGGTGCGCGTGCGCGGCCAGGTGCCGGGCGCGCCGCCCGCGCCGAGCACCCCGGTGATGGTGGACCAGACGAAGTGCACCTACGTGCCGCGCGTGCAGGGCGCCGTCTCGGGCCAGCCGGTGGCCTTCAAGAACAGCGACGGCACGCTGCACAACGTGCGCGGCATGGTGGGGACGAAGTCCGCCTTCAACATCGCGCAGCCGCCCTCGGGCGCGCCGGTGCAGAAGCCCGTGCCCGCCGACGCGGACGTGCTCAAGCTCAAGTGCGACGTGCACCCGTGGATGACGGCGTATGTCGTGACCAACCCGAACCCGTACTTCGCCACGACGGGGGAGGATGGGGCGTTCAGCCTCCAGGGCCTGCCCGCCGGGACGTACACGGTGGAGGCCTGGCACGAGTCGCTCGGCACCAAGACGGCCGAGGTCACCGTGAAGGATGGCGCTCCGGCCGAGGTCTCGTTCGCGTTCGCCGCGACGGACGCCTCCACGAAGAAGTGA
- a CDS encoding HAMP domain-containing sensor histidine kinase, which produces MRAHARWRHQYWRMGRLGHFVRARLHRRLFLWFGLSILATGAVVATVMSLVGGSAWKQEQDRLRTFTAHRFEEVWDEPARRDALVHSIATDLEVGVAVHDTAGALLVSAGEPCRRQEISVPVERAGAPLGMVRACYSHFRPKNFWRMVLPLALAGMVLWLAAGKLARRLAKPVDALVRATQQLGAGKLSTRAEVLPRATGEFAVLAEAFNDMAGRIEKQVADQRELLAAVSHELRTPLARMRVLTELLRDGGGNPRTLDQVDREVVELDALVGELLASSRLDFGQLTSRVLDGRTLAAQALERAGLPVDLLDVEAVDAGLLGDTTLLGRALANLLENARRHGEGAKALRVQDRGEHLAFFVDDRGQGLQPGEEVRIFQPFYRKDRGGEAREAGSLGLGLALVQRIARAHGGESFAENRPDGGARVGFTVQKAGPPGISAPTQGAVA; this is translated from the coding sequence ATGCGCGCCCACGCACGCTGGCGGCACCAGTACTGGCGCATGGGCCGGCTGGGGCACTTCGTGCGCGCGCGGCTGCACCGGCGCCTCTTCCTCTGGTTCGGCCTGTCCATCCTGGCCACCGGGGCAGTGGTTGCCACGGTGATGAGCCTGGTGGGCGGCAGCGCGTGGAAGCAGGAGCAGGACCGGCTGCGGACCTTCACGGCCCACCGCTTCGAGGAGGTCTGGGACGAGCCCGCGCGGCGCGACGCGCTGGTGCACTCCATCGCCACGGACCTGGAGGTCGGCGTGGCGGTGCATGACACCGCGGGCGCGCTGCTGGTGAGCGCTGGAGAGCCCTGCCGCCGGCAGGAAATCAGCGTGCCCGTGGAGCGCGCTGGCGCTCCGCTGGGGATGGTGCGGGCGTGCTACTCGCACTTCCGGCCGAAGAACTTCTGGCGGATGGTGCTGCCGCTGGCGCTCGCGGGAATGGTGCTGTGGCTGGCGGCCGGCAAGCTGGCTCGGCGGCTGGCAAAGCCGGTGGATGCGCTGGTGCGCGCCACGCAGCAACTGGGCGCGGGCAAGCTGAGCACGCGAGCGGAGGTGCTCCCCCGCGCCACGGGAGAGTTCGCGGTGCTGGCCGAGGCCTTCAACGACATGGCGGGCCGCATCGAGAAGCAGGTGGCGGACCAGCGCGAGCTGCTCGCGGCGGTGTCCCATGAGCTGCGCACGCCGCTGGCGCGCATGCGGGTGTTGACGGAGCTGCTGCGCGACGGCGGAGGCAACCCGAGGACGTTGGACCAGGTGGACCGCGAGGTGGTGGAGCTGGATGCGCTGGTGGGCGAGCTGCTGGCCAGCTCTCGTCTGGACTTCGGGCAGCTCACGTCTCGGGTACTGGATGGGCGCACGCTGGCGGCGCAGGCGTTGGAGCGCGCGGGACTGCCGGTGGACCTGCTGGACGTGGAGGCGGTGGACGCGGGGCTGCTGGGAGACACGACGCTGCTGGGCCGGGCGCTTGCCAACCTGCTGGAGAACGCACGCAGGCATGGCGAGGGCGCGAAGGCGCTGCGCGTCCAGGACCGGGGCGAGCACCTGGCCTTCTTCGTGGACGACCGGGGCCAGGGGCTCCAGCCGGGCGAGGAGGTGCGCATCTTCCAGCCCTTCTACCGGAAGGACCGGGGCGGCGAGGCGCGCGAGGCGGGCTCGCTGGGACTGGGACTGGCGCTGGTGCAGCGCATTGCCCGCGCCCACGGCGGCGAGTCCTTCGCGGAGAACCGGCCCGACGGGGGCGCTCGGGTGGGATTCACCGTGCAGAAGGCGGGTCCGCCCGGCATCAGCGCCCCGACCCAGGGCGCCGTGGCCTGA